TAACCTAAAAAACTCAACTGGTAACGGTATGAAAGATGGAAGGGGTGGAAAGTGGTCTGGAGCGGCTTTAGTAAATGGTTATAGCCATTATGACGATAATATGCCACATGAAAAATATGAACAATGGCAAAGAGAATGTTTGACTGAGATGTTTAGACTTATCAAAGATGATGGCGCAATTTTTTATAACCATAAATGGCGTGTACAAGGGGGTTTGTTACAAGATAGACAAAATATTGTTGGAGATTTTCCGGTAAGGCAAATAATCATATGGCGTAGGAAAGGAGGAATAAATTTCAATCCGGGATATTTTTTACCGACTTATGAAGTGATTTATCTTATAACAAAACCAAAATTCAAACTTGCACCAAAGGCTAATGCCCATGGTGATGTTTGGGAGTTCACTCAAGAAATGAATAATGACCATCCTGCGCCATTCCCTGTAGCTCTAATTGACCGGATTATTTCTTCGACAACAGCAGAGACAATACTTGACCCCTTTTCAGGAAGTGGAACTACAGCCATTGTTGCCATGGGCTTAAAAAGAAATTTTATTGGAATTGAACTTTCTCCTGATTATTGTAAAATATCTGAAAATAGAATTGAGAAAAATAAAAAACAATCCGAATTATTAAAACTAAGACCACTAACTTTTTTTCAGGAGACTTTATGAAAATATATACCAAAGATACTTTAATAGCAGAACTGAAAAAAATATCGGAAAGAGGATGGATTGAGAATGCGCGTCATGGAAACCATGGTGGAATTGGTAATACACTTGAAGACTTATTGGGTATTACTGAGAATAACTTGCCAATTCCAAATGCAGCAGAGTGGGAATTGAAGTCACAGAGGCTCAACACGACTTCATTGACAACTTTATTTCATATTGAGCCATCTCCCCGAGCCATAAAATTTGTTCCACATGTTTTGCTATTAAAATATGGTTGGTCTCATCAAGAAGCTGGAAAAAAATATTCAGAAGACGAAATGAGTTTTCGTCAAACTATTCATGGCCTTTCACCAAGTGATAGGGGATTTATTGTAAAAA
Above is a window of Methanosarcinales archaeon DNA encoding:
- a CDS encoding site-specific DNA-methyltransferase — protein: MTTESVLRQNVYESNSDILLKEDDTLKYPDDYINKIIRGDCLTIMRQMPDKCLDLVVTSPPYNLKNSTGNGMKDGRGGKWSGAALVNGYSHYDDNMPHEKYEQWQRECLTEMFRLIKDDGAIFYNHKWRVQGGLLQDRQNIVGDFPVRQIIIWRRKGGINFNPGYFLPTYEVIYLITKPKFKLAPKANAHGDVWEFTQEMNNDHPAPFPVALIDRIISSTTAETILDPFSGSGTTAIVAMGLKRNFIGIELSPDYCKISENRIEKNKKQSELLKLRPLTFFQETL